From a region of the Leptospira montravelensis genome:
- a CDS encoding porin, whose product MKTISKAILALLLLVKAVSAESEPAQTKEVGQVGTNPTEAREHKKEAKEPQAKVYRDLYEDTESGQIFTKPGANRVKVEYNRPLSGNTTTLPDAFAHRPDDTAKEKLTITGRMQFRGVSGSQDSLFNNGHRDFNTVDWNFRRLRLGAQYENDWWGANIQLRLENMLNRPDVVQTTSTLNYLDANGKPATTSYVTNTKMKDNRGYIHEAFAYAKIPYGGMRFVFGQLPTQFSREYLQSSANFVTLERSMIVNAIPQFDNGVMLQATPLKEIDHKWERYLQLSLMVGNGKGGGGDYGTGRRQDLTSANRYGAVNTSPIYYARAQVNVFGGLKRESDGKMVNWQEGEEIFQRELKWSVGAGYVQTQNLITPALYVPEYTPGTTSGIQLLTAQGSNPDRGSLDANGYPNFLVQNSIPTLGRPKMGLIGHTYDSTFTYKGFYLSGAYTKFGGSASNDLFGYHGTIGYNIPIFDKYYIMPVLKYEFIQGDFNRNGRIDPTDSLRVYWAGLNLFGDKHHFKAQLYYQVLGNQFDVNPTTGNAMPIDDRRVYLQLQANFWTGVVSPEAYSYRPN is encoded by the coding sequence ATGAAGACTATTTCAAAAGCAATTTTGGCACTCTTACTCTTAGTAAAGGCAGTTTCTGCAGAATCAGAACCTGCACAAACCAAAGAAGTGGGTCAGGTGGGAACAAACCCAACGGAAGCCAGAGAACATAAAAAAGAAGCAAAAGAACCACAAGCGAAAGTATATCGAGATCTTTATGAAGATACGGAATCAGGCCAAATTTTTACAAAACCAGGTGCCAACCGAGTGAAGGTGGAGTACAACCGCCCCCTTTCTGGAAATACAACCACCCTTCCTGATGCTTTTGCGCATAGGCCTGATGATACTGCCAAAGAAAAATTAACGATTACCGGTAGGATGCAATTTCGCGGAGTTTCTGGATCACAAGACTCGCTTTTTAATAACGGACATCGCGATTTTAATACTGTGGATTGGAACTTCCGAAGGTTACGATTGGGAGCTCAATATGAAAACGATTGGTGGGGTGCAAACATCCAACTTCGTTTAGAAAACATGTTGAACAGGCCAGATGTCGTTCAAACCACTAGCACTTTAAATTATTTGGATGCAAATGGAAAACCAGCTACTACTAGTTATGTGACAAATACTAAAATGAAAGACAATCGTGGTTACATTCACGAAGCCTTTGCTTATGCTAAAATTCCTTATGGTGGAATGCGATTTGTGTTTGGACAATTGCCAACACAATTTAGTAGAGAGTATTTACAATCATCTGCAAATTTTGTGACATTAGAACGCAGTATGATTGTGAATGCGATTCCTCAGTTCGATAACGGTGTGATGCTCCAAGCAACTCCACTTAAAGAAATTGATCATAAATGGGAAAGATACCTTCAACTATCACTAATGGTTGGTAATGGAAAAGGTGGTGGCGGAGATTACGGAACAGGAAGAAGGCAAGATCTAACTTCCGCTAATCGATATGGCGCAGTGAACACTTCCCCTATTTACTATGCACGAGCACAAGTAAATGTGTTTGGCGGACTCAAACGAGAGTCTGATGGAAAGATGGTGAATTGGCAAGAAGGAGAAGAAATTTTCCAACGTGAATTAAAATGGTCTGTGGGTGCAGGTTACGTACAAACACAGAATTTAATCACACCAGCACTTTATGTTCCCGAATACACACCAGGAACCACAAGTGGAATCCAATTGTTAACAGCACAAGGTTCCAACCCAGATCGCGGAAGTTTAGATGCGAATGGATATCCTAATTTTTTAGTGCAAAACTCTATACCTACTTTGGGCCGACCTAAGATGGGACTGATTGGTCATACCTATGATAGCACTTTCACTTATAAAGGTTTTTATCTATCAGGCGCCTATACTAAGTTTGGTGGTTCCGCGTCCAATGATTTATTTGGATATCATGGAACGATTGGATACAATATTCCCATTTTTGATAAATACTACATTATGCCAGTTTTGAAATACGAATTCATCCAAGGTGATTTTAACCGAAATGGAAGGATCGATCCAACCGACTCATTACGAGTGTATTGGGCTGGTTTGAATTTGTTCGGGGACAAACATCATTTTAAAGCCCAATTGTATTACCAAGTCCTTGGCAATCAGTTTGATGTGAATCCGACCACGGGAAATGCAATGCCGATTGATGACAGAAGAGTTTACCTACAATTACAGGCAAACTTTTGGACCGGAGTTGTTTCTCCTGAAGCTTACAGTTATAGACCAAACTAA
- a CDS encoding LA_3150 family lipoprotein, whose protein sequence is MKLNLMNRLLFMVFVLFLLGNCQSKEQNRDEISSLVINNLLNNVPDRNKSLVVMEVADLGGSYTGTCYDTFQLNGGNIGSTAYFNTPPGGAGGTLNTDVKKYAVSTSSCSDLGFASGTNFGSTSQRPNPNDLFTFKMFTCDPNNNPCAKSAIKAAGF, encoded by the coding sequence ATGAAATTAAATCTAATGAATCGATTGTTGTTTATGGTCTTTGTTTTGTTTTTACTTGGCAATTGCCAATCCAAAGAACAGAATCGGGATGAAATTTCCTCACTTGTGATTAACAATTTATTAAACAATGTGCCGGATCGAAATAAATCTTTAGTGGTAATGGAAGTGGCCGACCTGGGTGGCTCTTATACTGGAACTTGTTATGATACATTCCAACTCAACGGCGGAAATATTGGTTCCACAGCTTACTTCAACACTCCTCCTGGTGGTGCTGGTGGCACCCTAAACACGGATGTAAAAAAGTATGCTGTATCAACTTCCTCTTGTTCCGATTTAGGATTTGCCAGTGGCACTAATTTTGGTTCTACATCACAAAGACCAAATCCCAATGATTTGTTTACTTTTAAAATGTTTACTTGTGATCCGAATAACAACCCTTGTGCGAAATCGGCGATCAAAGCAGCAGGATTTTAA
- a CDS encoding bile acid:sodium symporter family protein, whose amino-acid sequence MNYNNDYQIVLGLVLALMIFGVALELRFIAFKAVLQRPISALAGLIGQTVFLPWITLLITLLLDLPAGIELGMLLVAASPGGNLSNIITHLARGNTALSVSMTAVSSAFAIITLPLNFTITANLNPVTQALISGTGELHIDSIAIIKGLLILLLFPLTLGMLIGNYATGTAHKITPFFKRVSSFAFLVFILVAVGGNWKVFLDNMGFIFLIVVLHNLVALTIGNLIARVFRQDPSNRRAITIEVGMQNSGLALGLILTQFQAEPNMALVAAFWGIWHIVSGLLLVLYWRKFSPIEGK is encoded by the coding sequence ATGAATTATAATAACGACTACCAAATCGTTTTAGGCCTTGTTTTGGCGCTTATGATCTTCGGGGTTGCTTTGGAACTTAGGTTCATAGCTTTTAAAGCAGTGTTACAACGTCCGATCTCTGCCTTAGCTGGCCTCATTGGACAAACCGTTTTTTTACCTTGGATCACTCTACTGATTACACTCCTACTCGATTTGCCCGCAGGGATTGAGTTAGGTATGTTGTTAGTAGCAGCAAGTCCTGGAGGAAATTTATCCAATATCATTACTCATTTGGCTCGCGGAAATACCGCACTTTCAGTGAGTATGACTGCTGTTTCCAGTGCATTCGCCATTATAACTTTACCACTTAACTTTACGATTACGGCAAATTTGAATCCTGTTACACAGGCCCTGATCTCTGGAACAGGAGAACTTCATATTGATAGTATTGCCATCATCAAAGGATTATTGATTTTACTTTTATTTCCTTTAACTCTTGGAATGTTAATTGGAAATTATGCAACGGGAACCGCTCATAAAATCACTCCCTTTTTCAAAAGGGTTTCTTCCTTTGCTTTTCTTGTGTTTATCCTTGTAGCTGTTGGCGGAAACTGGAAAGTGTTTTTAGACAATATGGGATTTATTTTTCTAATTGTTGTCCTTCATAATTTAGTAGCCCTAACCATTGGAAATCTAATCGCTAGAGTATTTCGACAAGACCCTTCCAACCGCCGCGCCATTACGATTGAAGTAGGCATGCAAAACTCAGGTCTTGCCCTGGGACTTATATTAACACAATTCCAAGCAGAACCAAACATGGCTTTGGTGGCAGCATTTTGGGGAATTTGGCATATTGTTTCGGGACTTTTGTTAGTATTGTATTGGCGTAAATTTTCACCTATCGAAGGAAAATAG
- a CDS encoding NAD-dependent epimerase/dehydratase family protein codes for MRVLITGGAGYIGTSLIQHISKSYPNWKIFSTDIKPFNGLENFSNVEFQILDITKKEEVISLIQKWKPNSIVHLASILNPPPGMSEEIQHKIDVEGTRNVLDGAVLSQTEQVIITSSGAAYGYHKDNKDWIEETDPIRGHSAFVYSRHKKEVEELLVSYRNQHPELKQLILRPGTILGATVNNLITDMFRKPFVMGVFGHLSPFVFIWDEDVIQIIIKGILEKKEGQFNLAGDGAMTLKEISSMIKKPYLPIPAFLLQSVLFILRMFRLTQYGPDQIDFLRYRPVLSNKKLKTEFGYTPNFTSKETFIQYLQAKGVPYHER; via the coding sequence TTGAGAGTATTGATTACAGGAGGTGCCGGATACATCGGTACCTCGCTCATCCAACATATATCTAAATCCTATCCAAATTGGAAAATTTTTTCAACAGATATAAAACCTTTTAATGGTTTAGAAAATTTTTCGAATGTCGAATTTCAAATTTTAGACATCACGAAGAAAGAAGAAGTGATTTCACTGATTCAAAAATGGAAACCTAATTCTATAGTGCATTTGGCTTCCATTTTAAATCCTCCACCAGGAATGAGTGAAGAAATCCAACACAAAATTGATGTAGAAGGCACAAGGAATGTGTTAGATGGTGCAGTCCTTTCGCAAACTGAACAAGTAATCATTACTAGTTCTGGGGCCGCTTATGGTTATCACAAAGACAATAAAGATTGGATCGAGGAAACAGATCCCATCCGAGGACATTCTGCCTTTGTTTATTCTAGGCATAAAAAGGAAGTAGAAGAACTTCTTGTTAGTTATCGCAACCAACATCCTGAATTAAAACAACTAATCTTAAGACCCGGAACCATCTTAGGAGCTACCGTCAATAACCTAATTACCGATATGTTTCGAAAACCATTTGTTATGGGTGTTTTCGGACATCTAAGTCCTTTTGTTTTTATTTGGGATGAAGATGTCATACAAATCATCATAAAAGGTATATTGGAAAAAAAAGAAGGACAGTTTAATCTCGCTGGCGATGGGGCTATGACTCTAAAAGAAATTAGTTCTATGATTAAAAAACCTTATTTGCCAATTCCTGCGTTTTTATTACAGTCGGTGCTTTTTATATTGCGAATGTTCCGCCTAACACAATACGGACCTGATCAAATTGATTTTTTAAGATATAGGCCTGTTTTATCCAACAAAAAACTAAAAACAGAATTTGGATACACACCAAATTTCACTTCCAAAGAAACATTCATTCAATATTTACAAGCCAAAGGAGTTCCTTACCATGAACGTTAA